A genomic window from Periophthalmus magnuspinnatus isolate fPerMag1 chromosome 16, fPerMag1.2.pri, whole genome shotgun sequence includes:
- the kif13a gene encoding kinesin-like protein KIF13A isoform X1: protein MSDTKVKVAVRVRPMNRREIELNTKCVVDMEDNQTVLHPPTSNGKGENRKQPKVFAFDHCFWSMDESNVPKYAGQEVVFKCLGEGILENAFQGYNACIFAYGQTGSGKSFSMMGNSEQPGLIPRLCCSLFERVHKEENESHNFKVEVSYMEIYNEKVRDLLDPKGSRQSLKVREHKVLGPYVDGLSQLAVTSFEDIEVLMSEGNKSRTVAATNMNEESSRSHAVFSIIVTQTLYDLQSGNSGEKVSKMSLVDLAGSERVSKTGAAGERLKEGSNINKSLTTLGCVISALADQSTGKGKAKFVPYRDSVLTWLLKDNLGGNSKTAMIATVSPAADNYEETLSTLRYADRAKRIVNHAVVNEDPNARIIRELREEVEKLKVQLSQAESLKAPELKEKLQESEKLILDLTVTWEEKLRKTEEIATERQKQLESMGISLETSGIKVGEDKSFLVNLNADPALNELLVYYLKEHTRVGADTSQDIQLFGIGIQPEHCVLELCPDGDVTLMPIENARTCVNGTITESLVHLWHGDRILWGNNHFFRINLPKRKRRDRLKDLERASPRESFIEVDVETASEASSEQDYSYEFAQMEVIMKTLGNNDPMQNVVQVLEKQYLEEKRTALEEQRMMYERELESLRQQLSPEKTLQQHHRSSSERLMFPTSAQHSKIRLWTEERDELFRQSLSRLQEQVVKANALVREANFLAEEMKKLTDYQVTLQIPATNLSANRKHGAIVSEPAIQVRRKGKGTQVWTIEKLENKLVDMRDHYRDWKDGTAEKCIKPNSKHCDPFYEAQENHNLIGVANIFLECLFHDVKLQYAVPIISQQGEVAGRLHIEIMRVSGALPERLCGGDDSSENSSESTCFEVMDTNGEIVHMAKRLTCRIRIREATGLPFNLSHFVFCQYTFWEQGEPTVAPPMVSPDRHQPRGPDAQFTVQFDHSKDFVVHVTDEFLEFISDGALTIEVWGHRCAGNGHSPWELEGLEAKTQTLRDRWREVSRRIELWTSIQELNEQGEYSSVEMLPAKDVSTGGVFQLRQGHSRRLQVCVKPVQNSGTLPLLVEAVLSVSIGCVSARSTRLQRPLDSYQREAEDDMDSYQEEDLNCVRERWSEALIKRREYLDEQIKKIMNKHEKSEEDVEREARLVEQWVGLTEERNAVLVPAPGSGIPGAPADWAPPAGMEGHIPVLFLDLNADNLTINEQLSGPHAAGVNSILPKEHGSQFYYLPIIRHSDDEVLAVCSWDSSIHDSVHLNRVTSQNERIYLIIKATVQLSHPASMELVLRKRIAVNIYNKQSFTQSLKRRMSLRNALFSCGVTYEIVSNIPKASEEPEERETLALMAARGDNEESPDGETYIEKYTRGILEVENILSLERLRQAVTVKEALATKGRHLRRSISTPNTSCSKSDLTICGDDEDCKGHPDCVESSDITQDGLFCTTPVKEKDSQGQIPESPSFFISSPFKVLSPQPSKFLKSLLPVKEETKVKKSLEYRPLLGQESMRSCVDSTAQLHCPGPRPRSGSEGHCKSPTSSIPPSIPSSTPQTTSQDSEDDETDVDIKKLDQEPQEHCQSYIPEDFANFDIYNATLESQEGPMSGNLDVKETRCEGGSGERQISRSPTTSSCTSGYFSHSASNATLSDVPLSASSDHLHSSGGCDTVSTSGQTCTISKSVCAIGDTQHQPPQTETTRDNPSSHSASSPMSIPNCTDKEQAVPPNCVLSASLEFSDFKGADDSPGEGLTQFTETWESVKEPNVNVKNSDKIKKKPCNVLEHTEKSCSELNILYSTSVSSSVSSFKGPIQSLIVSSATVPPSKLQKSSIAPPCGPLGGGGQPPVCEPAQGDLPHGSPCPSPNPSSAEPSGDSSGEESSPVQLPDWMAPGEQVWVGKRRGTVHYVGGVEFAKGIWIGVKLDLAVGKHNGTVQGRVYFRCPPGHGVFVKPSRLSRGPPSTESELHTIIR from the exons GTGTTTGCCTTTGACCATTGTTTCTGGTCAATGGATGAGTCCAATGTTCCTAAATATGCTG GTCAAGAGGTCGTGTTCAAGTGCCTTGGAGAGGGTATACTTGAGAATGCATTCCAAGGATATAATGCCTGTATTTTTGCCTATGGACAAACAG GGTCAGGTAAATCCTTTTCCATGATGGGGAACAGTGAGCAGCCCGGCCTCATCCCCAGACTGTGCTGTTCGCTCTTCGAGAGGGTTCACAAAGAGGAGAACGAATCCCATAATTTTAAAGTGGAGGTGTCTTACATGGAAATCTACAATGAGAAAGTCCGTGACCTGTTGGATCCCAAAGG GAGTAGGCAATCACTGAAGGTTCGGGAGCACAAAGTTCTGGGACCATATGTGGATGGCTTGTCACAGCTGGCTGTGACTAGTTTTGAG GACATTGAGGTTTTGATGTCTGAGGGGAATAAGTCCCGGACTGTGGCTGCAACCAACATGAATGAAGAAAGCAGCCGATCCCACGCAGTCTTCAGTATTATTGTCACTCAGACGCTCTATGATCTTCAGTCTGGG AACTCAGGGGAGAAGGTGAGCAAGATGAGTTTGGTCGACCTTGCGGGCAGCGAGAGAGTGTCCAAGACCGGAGCTGCTGGAGAGAGGCTCAAAGAGGGCAGCAATATAAACAA aTCTCTTACTACCTTGGGATGTGTGATTTCTGCCCTGGCCGATCAGTCCACTGGAAAGGGGAAGGCAAAGTTTGTGCCTTACAGAGACTCAGTGTTGACCTGGCTACTGAAG GACAATCTTGGGGGCAATAGTAAGACAGCCATGATAGCCACCGTGAGTCCAGCAGCCGATAATTATGAGGAGACTCTGTCAACGTTACGTTACGCAGACCGGGCCAAGAGAATCGTTAACCATGCTGTGGTGAATGAAGATCCCAATGCTAGAATCATCAGAGAACTCAGGGAGGAGGTGGAAAAGCTCAAGGTTCAGCTCTCCCAGGCAGAG TCCTTGAAAGCGCCTgaactaaaagaaaaactgcAGGAGTCTGAGAAACTCATTCTGGATCTGACCGTGACATGGGAAGAGAAATTACGAAAGACAGAAGAGATTGCAACT GAACGGCAGAAGCAGCTGGAAAGCATGGGAATCTCACTGGAAACATCTGGGATCAAAGTGGGCGAGGACAAGTCATTTCTAGTCAATCTCAATGCGGATCCTGCCCTGAACGAGCTCCTGGTCTACTATCTGAAG GAGCACACACGTGTGGGTGCAGATACATCCCAGGATATCCAGCTCTTTGGGATTGGGATCCAGCCGGAGCACTGTGTTCTGGAGCTGTGCCCAGACGGTGATGTCACCCTGATGCCCATCGAGAATGCAAG GACTTGTGTAAATGGAACTATCACTGAGTCTTTGGTGCACCTGTGGCATGGAGACCGAATCTTATGGGGCAACAACCACTTCTTCAG AATAAATCTTCCTAAACGAAAGCGCCGGGACCGTTTGAAAGACCTGGAAAGAGCGTCTCCACGAGAGAGTTTTATTGAGGTTGATGTGGAAACTGCCAGTGAGGCGTCTTCAGAGCAGGACTACAGCTATGAGTTTGCTCAGATGGAGGTTATCATGAAGACTCTGGGAAACAATG ACCCGATGCAGAACGTGGTGCAGGTGCTGGAGAAGCAGTACCTAGAGGAGAAGAGGACTGCACTGGAAGAACAGAGGATGATGTACGAACGAGAGCTGGAGTCGCTACGGCAACAGTTGTCCCCCGAAAAAACACTGCAGCAACACCACCGCAGCAGCAGTGAGCGCCTCATGTTCCCAACGTCTGCCCAGCACAGCAAGATCCGCCTGTGGACTGAGGAGAG GGACGAGCTCTTTCGTCAAAGTCTCTCTCGGCTTCAAGAGCAGGTTGTGAAAGCCAACGCTTTGGTGCGAGAAGCAAACTTTCTGGCAGAAGAGATGAAGAAACTGACAGACTACCAAGTCACCCTTCAAATTCCTGCCACTAACCTTAGTGCTAATCGCAAG caTGGAGCCATAGTAAGTGAACCAGCCATTCAGGTGCGGAGGAAAGGGAAGGGAACCCAAGTGTGGACCATTGAAAAGCTTGAGAATAAACTGGTGGACATGAGGGACCACTATAGGGACTGGAAGGATGGCACAGCAGAGaag TGTATTAAGCCAAATAGCAAACACTGTGACCCATTTTATGAGGCCCAAGAGAATCACAACCTGATCGGAGTCGCCAACATCTTCCTTGAGTGCCTTTTCCATGACGTTAAACTGCAGTATGCTGTGCCCATTATCAGTCAACAGGGAGAG GTAGCTGGTAGGCTCCACATAGAAATAATGCGTGTCAGTGGAGCTTTACCAGAGCGCCTTTGTGGGGGAGATGACTCTTCAGaaaactcaagtgaaagtacCTGCTTTGAGGTCATGGATACAAATGGGGAGATTGTTCACATGGCAAAGAGACTGACCTGTAGG atAAGAATTAGGGAGGCCACCGGTCTACCTTTCAACCTGTCGCACTTTGTATTCTGTCAATACACATTTTGGGAACAAGGCGAGCCCACTGTGGCGCCTCCCATGGTCAGTCCAGATAGACACCAACCCAGAGGCCCCGATGCTCAATTCACAGTGCAATTTGATCACTCTAAG GACTTTGTGGTACATGTCACCGATGAGTTCCTGGAGTTCATATCTGATGGTGCTTTAACCATTGAAGTGTGGGGCCATCGCTGTGCTGGGAATGGACACTCACCCTGGGAGCTAGAAGGACTAGAGGCTAAAACCCAAACACTTAGAGACAG GTGGAGAGAAGTGTCTCGCAGGATTGAGCTGTGGACATCTATTCAGGAGCTCAATGAGCAGGGAGAGTACTCGTCTGTGGAGATGCTCCCAGCTAAAGATGTGAGCACTGGAGGGGTCTTCCAACTTCGACAG GGCCACTCTAGGAGGCTGCAGGTCTGTGTGAAACCAGTGCAGAACTCGGGGACTCTGCCTCTGCTCGTGGAGGCTGTGCTCTCTGTTTCCATTGGCTGTGTGTCGGCGCGCTCCACCAGGCTGCAGAGACCCCTCGATAGCTACCAG AGAGAGGCTGAAGACGATATGGATAGTTATCAG GAAGAAGACCTTAACTGTGTTCGCGAGCGGTGGTCTGAAGCTCTGATCAAGCGAAGGGAATATCTGGATGaacaaattaagaaaataatgaacaaacacg AAAAATCAGAAGAGGATGTTGAGCGTGAAGCCCGGTTGGTCGAGCAGTGGGTTGGTTTAACTGAAGAGAGAAATGCTGTTCTGGTGCCTGCACCTGGGAGTGGTATCCCTGGAGCTCCTGCTGACTG GGCCCCGCCTGCTGGAATGGAAGGACATATTCCTGTTCTCTTCTTGGATCTAAATG ctgacAATTTAACAATAAATGAACAGCTCTCTGGTCCACATGCTGCTGGTGTCAACTCAATTCTGCCTAAAGAGCATGGAAGCCAGTTCTACTACCTCCCGATCATCAGGCACAGCGATGACGAG GTGTTGGCTGTGTGCTCCTGGGACTCCTCCATCCATGACTCAGTGCATCTGAACAGGGTCACGTCTCAAAACGAGCGCATCTACCTGATCATCAAAGCCACTGTGCAGCTCAGCCACCCTGCCTCTATGGAGCTGGTCCTCCGCAAGAGAATAGCTGTCAACATTTAtaacaaacag AGTTTTACTCAAAGCCTTAAGCGTAGAATGTCTTTGAGGAATGCACTTTTCAGCTGTGGTGTGACCTACGAGATTGTCTCAAACATACCAAAG GcctcagaggagccagaggagagggagacactGGCTCTTATGGCAGCACGTGGGGACAATGAGGAGAGTCCAGACGGTGAAACGTACATAGAGAAATACACCAGGGGGATtctggaggtggagaacatTCTGAGCCTTGAGAGGCTGCGACAG GCTGTAACTGTTAAGGAAGCTCTTGCCACCAAGGGGAGACATTTACGAAGGAGTATCAGCACACCAAAC ACATCCTGTAGCAAATCTGACCTCACTATTTGTGGTGATGATGAAGATTGTAAG GGACACCCTGATTGTGTAGAGAGTTCTGACATAACTCAGGATGGCCTCTTTTGCACAACACCTGTTAAAGAGAAGGATAGTCAAG gACAAATTCCAGAGAGCCCCAGCTTCTTTATTTCCAGCCCGTTTAAAGTTCTTTCTCCTCAGCCTAGTAAGTTCCTCAAGTCTCTGCTACCTGTCAAAGAAGAAACCAAAGTGAAGAAATCACTAGAATATCGCCCTCTTTTAGGTCAAGAG AGCATGCGCTCATGTGTGGACAGCACTGCACAGCTCCACTGCCCCGGGCCCCGGCCACGGTCAGGCAGTGAGGGTCACTGCAAGTCTCCCACCtcatccatccctccctccattCCCAGCAGCACGCCGCAAACCACCTCT CAGGACTCCGAGGATGACGAGACAGACGTTGACATAAAGAAGTTGGACCAGGAGCCTCAGGAGCACTGCCAGAGTTACATCCCAGAAGATTTTGCAAACTTTGATATTTATAATGCCACTCTTGAGAGCCAAGAAGGACCCATGTCTGGTAATTTAGATGTGAAAGAAACTCGATGTGAAGGTGGAAGTGGAGAGAGACAAATATCACGAAGCCCCACGACCAGCAGCTGCACAAGCGGCTACTTCTCTCACAGTGCCTCAAATGCTACACTGTCCGATGTGCCTTTGAGCGCCAGTTCTGACCACCTGCACAGCTCCGGCGGCTGTGACACTGTGAGCACCTCTGGACAAACCTGCACCATAAGTAAAAGTGTCTGTGCTATAGGTGACACACAGCACCAGCCTCCTCAAACTGAAACAACACGTGACAATCCCTCAAGTCATTCTGCCTCCTCACCCATGAGTATTCCAAACTGCACAGACAAAGAGCAAGCAGTGCCTCCAAACTGTGTCCTCAGTGCCAGCCTGGAGTTCAGTGACTTTAAAGGAGCTGATGACAGCCCTGGAGAAGGCTTAACACAATTTACAGAGACATGGGAATCAGTGAAGGAGCCCAATGTTAATGTAAAAAACAGTGACAAAATCAAGAAGAAACCTTGTAATGTCCTGGAACACACAGAGAAGTCCTGCTCAGaattaaatatattgtattcCACATCAGTAAGCAGTTCAGTATCCTCCTTCAAAGGCCCCATTCAAAGTCTAATAGTGTCCTCTGCAACAGTCCCACCATCTAAGCTGCAAAAATCCTCCATAGCTCCACCCTGTGGTCCACTTGGTGGAGGAGGACAGCCTCCGGTCTGTGAGCCTGCACAGGGGGACCTGCCTCATGGGAGTCCCTGTCCCAGCCCAAACCCCAGCAGCGCAGAGCCCTCAGGAGATtccagtggagaggagagctcCCCGGTCCAGTTGCCTGACTGGATGGCCCCCGGAGAGCAGGTGTGGgtggggaagaggagaggaacagtCCACTACGTCGGAGGGGTGGAATTTGCCAAGGGGATCTGGATCGGCGTCAAGCTGGACTTGGCAGTTG GTAAGCACAATGGGACTGTACAGGGCAGAGTTTACTTCCGGTGTCCCCCAGGCCACGGTGTTTTTGTGAAGCCCTCTCGTCTCAGCAGAGGACCCCCGTCCACAGAGTCAGAGCTCCACACTATAATCAGATAG